In the genome of Nocardioides sp. NBC_00368, the window CTCGCGGTGGTGGCGAAGCGGCGGATCAGGTCCTCGATCTCGGCTTCGGTCAGCGCGCGGGGCTCCGCGAAGAGCCCGCCCGTGCCGGGCACGGCGACGGCCGAGGGTGCCACCGGATGGGCGGTGAGCGTACGCGGCGTCTGCCGGCCCGGGTGGTTGATCTGCACCCACACCTTGGAGCCGCCCGACTTCGCGATCTGCGCCCACTCGGCGAGGTCGTCGGCGTGGCGGTCGTCCTCGACAACGACGTTGCCCGGCTCGCCGATCGCGGTGCGGTCGACCATCACGTTGCCGGTGATCGAGAGCCCGACGCCGCTGTCGGCCCAGCGCCGGTAGAGGTTCTTGATCCGGCTTCCGGGCGTGAAGTCGCGACGCCCGAGGCCCTCGCTGAGGGCGGCCTTGGCGAGCCGGTTCGGGATCACGAACCCGTTCGGCAGCTCGAGCGGCTGCGCCAGGATCGACTGGTCTCGGGTCACGGGTTGCTCCTCGGTGTGGACGGATCTGCGGGTGATGCCTTGGCCGGACGCGGTTCGAGCGGGACGGCGAGGATGGCGCGGACGGCGGCCTCCAGGCGGGCGGCGGTCGCCGCGTCGGCCTCGCGGTCCTCGAGGAGGCAGCGGCGCAGGATGCCGCCGGGCAGGTCGACGACACAGACCGCGATCGCCTCGACCGCGATCCGGTCGCCGCGGTCCCACACCCCGCGCGCCAGCGCGATCAGCACCTCGACGAACTTCTCCTGCACGGAGCTCAGCTCGGTCTCGATCTCGGGCGGAAGGTCGGCGGAGAAGAGCTGGTCGCGGCGTTGGACGAAGAACAATCGGGCGCTGGCCGGGAAGCGGCGTACGAACTCGACGGGGCTCAACGCAACCGCCACGACCGCATCCGCGCCGGTGGCGCCCTCGGCCATCGCCTCCGCCATCAGGTCGCCCAGCCGGCACCAGGACCGCAGCCACAGCCGCGCGAGGAGCACGTCCTTCGAGCCGAACGCGTGATAGATCGTCCCGTTCGACGCCCCCGCCGCAGCGGCCAGCGAGCGCAGCGTCAGACCGGAGGGGTCACCGCTGGTCACGATCTGCTCGGCGACGTCGAGGAGGTCGTCGAGCGTGTGAAGCCGCTGTCGGGACATGCGGAGACTCTAAATAGAGCGAATGCTCTAGATCAACGGTTCTCGGCTGTGTTCGGCGTCACATTCCGGGTGATAACCGGATGACTCTGCGCCCATCGAACCGGCACGCTCTACGCATGGATTCTCCGAACCGCCCGGACCCGGTCGCGGCCGCGCAAGACCTGGTCCTCGCCCGCTTCCCGCGTGCGGAGCAGGCGTGGCTCGGCGGGTCGGTGGTCCTCGGCGGCGCGACGCCCATGTCAGATCTCGACGTCACCGTGCTCGACCCGACCGCGACGGCCCACCGCGAGTCGCTGCGTCATCTGGGCTGGCCGGTCGAGCTCTTCGTGCACACCGAGGCGAGCATCCGCCACTTCGTCGGGCGGGATCTGACCGACCGCAAGCCCACGATGGCGCGGCTCGTCGCTCGAGGCGTCCCCCTTCTTCCAGGTGACGGCGGAACGGAGGTACGTCGCTACTGCGACGACGTCCTCCAGGCCGGCCCCACTCCCCTGCCGGCCTCGGCGCTGGCGAGCGCCAGGTATGCGCTGAGCGATCTCGTCGACGACCTGCAAGGCGCCGGCGCGGGGCCGGAGCGCACCGCGATCGCTGTCGAGACGTGGCGGCGTACGGCCGAGCTGGTCCTCGACGTCAACGGCTGCTGGCACGGCGGCGGGAAGTGGCTGGTGCGCGAGCTGATCGCCTTCGACGTTGCAGCCGAGACCACCTGGACAGCCAGCCTCGACGCCGGCCTCGCCTCGGCTCTCGCCGGCGACACGGTCCTGCTCGAGCAGGCTGCCGAGGAATGCCTCGCCCTGGCCGGCGGTCGCCTCTGGGAGGGTTTCCACCAGGCGGCCTCGATCGACCAGTGTCGGTGACCCTCAGCGGATGGCGACCAGGACGCCGATCTTGTCGATCCGGTGCTCCGGGTTGTCGAACTCGTCGGCCCAGTAGTTGCCGGCCGCGTGATCCTCGGGCGTCGCGCACGTCGACAGCGTGATCATCGCGCGGGTGGGCTCCTCGCCCGGCTTCCCCGGGACCGGCGCCCGCTGCGCCCGCAGCGAAGCCACCGACCGGAACGACGTCTCCCGGGTGCTGCTGATGCGATAGACGTACGTCGCCTCCTCGGTGCGCACTCGGACCCGGTCACCCGGTTCGAGCTCCGGCAGCCTGAGGAACGCCTGCGTGGAGGAGAGCCGGTGGGCGGTCACCTGGTAGTTGCCGATCCCGCCCGGCCCGGTGCCGCCGCGAGGACCGTACGGGCTGGCCGCCACGCCGCCGTTCTGGATCTCGGTGCCGGGAGCGTCGTCGGTCCAGCCGCGGTAGGGCACGACCTCGAGGTCGGTGACGCCGATCTTGGGGATCGACAGCTCGCCGCGCATCGGGGTGCCTTCCGAGGACAGCGGTGCGGTCTCGGTAGCGGTCGGTGACGCGGTGGGACTCGGCGATGCCGTCGCCGACGGCGAGGCCGACGGAGTGGGCGTGCTCTGCACCGAGGGGGTCTCGGTGCCGCACCCGCCGAACGCCAGGGCCCCGAGGACCGCGGCGACGGCCCGGAACGATGTGATCTTCATGGCGCCGCCTCGGGCGAGCTGCTGGTGGGAGACCCACCGTACGCCGCAGGTCAGAACAGCCGGTAGGAGCGCCAGAACCCGAACTCCTCGATCGGCAGGACCTCGAACCCGGTGAAGCCCACCGCTTCCCCGTAGCTCTGTGACCGCGACGACCGCGTCGACCCCACTGTGCTGCATTCAGGGGCCGGCGCGGTCACTGCCGTTGACCTCAACCCTGGCCGGTGTCCTCGAAGATCCACAGACCACTGTCGCGGTCGCTTCCGAGGATGATCGTCCGACCGTCGCGGACGAACACCTCGACGCCCCAGAAGTTGTTGCCGCTCTCGTCGAGGTAGCCGCCGACCTCCACCAGCTCGGTGCCCTGGATCTCGAGTGCTCGGAGCCCTCCGGCGTAGTACGACAGGTACGACCGAGCCGGATCGTCCGGGTGGGTGGCGACCTCGTGCACCGACAGGTCGCCGTGCCCCGTCGCGTACGCCTCCTCGTGAGCCTCGTCGATCGCGTAGGTGTCGAGCTCGGCGAACTTGCCGTCGGTCGCCGTGTTGCTGAACAGGTGGACGTAGCCCCAGCCGTCGAAGGCAGCTGTCGCATCGATGCGCTCGCCGACGGTCCCGATCGGCGGTCCGTCGGGATAGGTCCACGGCGGCGCGAACGGGCCGGTGTTGAACATCTTGTGGTAAGCCTCGTGGTTGGTGCAGACACCGACCACCGCGTCGACGAAGGCACCCGATCCGCAGAACGGCGGGTTCTCGGTGCCGCCGTGCCGCTGGACGAAGACCACCGCGTCCCAGCCGGCTTGTACGGCCTGGTGCGCCTTCTCGCCCGGGAAGCACGCCGCCCCCGGCGCACTCGGGTCGCCGGTCGGCCCGCGCTGCAGCACCACGATGCTCTCCTCACCCGCTGCGAGCGAGGTCTCGTAGCCGGGGATCGAGCTCGGCGACGGGATCGGCGCCGAGTCCGGACAGCCGTAGCCGCCGTAGACGACAGGTCCGTTCAGACGCTCGTCGGGGAGGACCACGATCGGGGCGGATCCGGGCACCGGCACGGACGGGTAGTCGCCGGCGAACGCGCCGCTGGAGATCCCGAAGTCGGTGGCGCCGTAGGGGGCGAAGTCCTCGTCGGTGCCGATGAAGTACTGGTTGTCCGCCGTGAACTCCGCCTGGTGCCCGTTGCCTTCCGGCAGCAAGGCGGTCCCCGTCGACTCCAGCAGCTCGGGATCGGGGTTGGTGAAGTCCGTGTCACCGATCAGGGTCGGGTTGGCCGGATCGTCGACGTCGAGCTGGATGTACCCGCCGTCCCAGTACGACAGCAGCATCACCCACCGGCCGTCGATCTTCTTGACGACGACGTCGTGCAAGTTGATCTGCACGAGCCCGAGCTGGACCTGGGTGACCCCGGGGAACATGGAGTCGAGGTCGAGCTCGCGGACGAGTCGCGGGCGCTTGGGGTTGGTGATGTCGAGGATGTCGACGTCGGTCGTCTCGAAGTTGTCGACCATGACCACGTAGGCCTTGTCTCCGGTGTCCCAGGCGAACGCGCTGTGGATGTCGTTCGCGTCCCCGCGCGAGATGTTGGCGCGGTCGCCGAAGTGCTCGGAGAGCTTTACCGGCTTCCTCGGGTTGGTGACGTCATACAGGGAGATCCCACCGCGGCCGTTCTTGCCGCACTGCTCGTTGTTCATCACGAGGACCTCGCCACTGAACCTGGGAGTGGTGATCGTGACCACCTGCATCCCCTCGCCCGGTCGGGTGTCCTGGCTGGAGGGGATGAAGCCGACCTTCTTCGGATCCTCGAGATCGCTGATGTCGACGACCCATGCGCCTGCGTCCGGCGAGGTCTGGCCGCCGACCTCTGGTCCTGCACAGTCAGGCTCGCCCCAGTTCGCGAGGTACGCCCACTGCCCGTCCGGGCTGACGGCCACGTCGGCGACGAGCTCGGGCGTGGTGGTGAGACGCTCGACCGACAACAGGTCGATGGTGCCGAACGCCCCGCTGCCGGTCAGGTGCCCCTCGGTCGGGCCGTGCTGACCGGGGTGCGAGCTCACTGACCCCGCTGCCCACAGCTGTCCGCCGAGCAGTAGGGCTGCGGCGACGAACGCTGACGAAAGACGACCCTTGCGACCCATTTCGGGCTCCTCTCGGTGCCGATCGAGCGCCGATCTCCCGAGAGACGCCCGTCCTCAAATATGCCACCGCGCGCGGGAATCGATCCCCATACATTTTCGGTATATCCGCGCCCCGGGCCGGAACGAGCGCGGGTCGGGCAATCTCGATCACGCCGCCGCGGCGATGCGGTCAAGACAGCCGGTAGAAGCGCCAGAATCCGAAGTCTTCGATCGGGAGCACCTCGAACCCGCTGAAGCCCGCCGCCTCGCCGTAGCTCTTCAAGGTGGACGGCCGCATGACCGTTCCGGTCCCGACGCTCGGAGGCGACGAGAGCCCGTCCGGCAGACACACCAGCAGGCTGAAGCCGTACATGATCCGCTCCAGCTCGTCGCCGTCCGGAGCGAAGCTGTCCGCCACGGCCTCGTCCATCACCACCATGGAGCCCCCAGGCGCGAGCGTCTTCCTGACTGCGCTGAGGACGTCGACCGGCCGCGGCATGTCATGCACACACTCGAACGCGAACGCCACGTCGACCGTCCCCTCCTGGATCGTCGCTGCGTCCTGGCACAGGAACCGCACCCGATCTTCGACCCCTGCCTCGCGGGCGTTCGCCACCGCCATGTCGACCGACGGCTGGTCGATGTCGATGCCGAGCACGGTGGCCTCGGGGTAGGCACGAGCCAAGGCGATGCTCGACCATCCCCCACCGCAGCCCACGTCGAGGATCCGACAGCCTTCTGCGGACAGTGCGTCATGGACGACCGGCACGCCGGCCAGCGCCGGCCCGAGCTGTTTCTCGTACCACGGCCGATTGGCATCCGCCTGCGACTGCCGAGCGTCATCGCCCAGCTCGTCCCAGCTCACCCCACCACCATTCCGGTACGCCTCCATGAGCCTCGGCAGCGCCGGTCCCACCGCCCCGAACATCCGGGCTATGGGCGCCAGATAGGCCAGGCTCGTCGAGTCCGTCATCACCTCCGCCGTGCTGGCCGGTATCGCGAACCGCCGCTCATCGGGGCTGCCGTCGGCCTCGACCACCAACAGACCGCTCACCGCCTGCTGCTCGAGCCACTCCCGTGCGAACCGAACCTGTGTCTCCGTACGCTCCGCCAGCTCGACCGCACTCGCCGGCCCCTCATCCGCCAGCGACCGATACCAACCGAGCCGATCCCCGATGAACACCGAGACGATCTCCACCGTGCCGAGGAGCGACCCGAAGAGCCGCTCGGCAACCTCATCCGCCGTCTGCTGCGATGCATCCATCGATCCACCATCAGCCGCATCAACGTCACCTCGGCAGTCCGGTTTCCAGTCGTACTTGGTTTGAGGTAGAGCACTTGGACCACCGGTGTGACACCTACGTCGCCCCCCTCCCACAGCATGGCCGTCCCGGCGATATTCACGGCTGACGCCAGAGTCCGCCAACCGGTGCAGAGAAGGGCGTAAGAAGCTATAGGCCGGGCGGGAATCCCGTCTTCCCACGATGCGCCGGCTCGTTACCTACGATTGTGACGTGGACACCAACGTGCGGACGCCTCAAGAAGTCTTCTACCTGCCGCAGCATTTAGTCGTGCCACTGTTCCAGCGTCCGTACGTGTGGACCGAGACCGACCAGTGGCTACCGCTTTGGACCGACGTTGTCCGTATGGCCGAGCTGCGGATCAAGGACCCACACACGCCGGCTCGTCATTTCCTCGGAGCGGTGGTGTTGCAGGCCGGCATTCCGATCGTCGGCACGGTGCCGACCTGGAACATCATCGACGGGCAGCAGCGGATCACGACGCTCCAGGTACTGACCGATGCTGCGGCGTTAGTCTTCAAGAGCCGCGGGATCGACGTACTCGCGCAACAGCTAGGTGACCTGACACATAATCGACCACACTTCGGCGAAGATGGTCGTTCTCGAAAACTCGTCCACACGAATCGAGACGGATCCGCGTTCGCGGAGGTGATGGAGGCTGAGCCACCGGTCGACTACACAGCGTTGTCGCACTCAGGCGCACTGATTACTAAAGCTCATGCGTTTTTCTCAGACCAAGTCGCCAGATGGCTCGATGAAGACGGCGACACACTTGGCGCGATGGATCAGAGGGCTACTGCCTTGACTGGCGTCATCGCGCAGGGCCTTCAACTGGTGGTCATCGACCTCAAGGCCGATGAGAACTCTCAGGAGATCTTCGAGACGCTCAACGCGCGTGGTACGCCCCTGACTGCAGCTGACCTCATCAAGAACTTCGTCTTCCAGAAGCTGGATGCCGAAGGAGGAGACGTCGCGAAGGCGTACGCCGAGGACTGGCCGTTCGAAACACCGTTCTGGGAGGCCGAGGTCAGCGCGGGTCGATACCTCATCAGCCGCAGTTCGCTCTTCCTCACCCAGTGGCTGCAGTCGCGGATCGGAGAAGAGATCAGCCCTCGTCAGACCTTCGTCCGGTTCAAGCATCACGTCGACCACGAGGCCGGTTCATCGGTAAGCGAGCTCCTGCAGCTCATTAAGAAGCAGGCCGAATCCTATGCGGGCTGGCAGACCAACGCCGGCGATCCCACACGCCCACTGACGGTGCCCGAGCGTGCCTTCTATCGCATGCAGGCGGCTGGCGTCGAGATTCTCAAGCCCATCGTGATCTGGCTCCACGACCCGTCCCTCGCCATTCCGGCGGAAACGGCCGATGAGGTCACCAACATGGTCGAGTCGTGGGTCGTGCGCCGGCAGATTCTCCGGCTGACCTCTGCCAACCTCGGCCGAACGGTCGCCGAGATCATCAAGGCGTTCCGCACATCCCCGGCCGACGGGTTGGCCGCTCACATCCGGGACTACCTGACCACGCTCAACGCCGCCTCGAACTACTGGCCCGGAGATGAAGAGATCCGTCAACACCTAGCAGACGAACAGGCCTACCGTCGGTACCCGCGAGCCCGACTTCGGATGTTCCTGGAGACCGTCGAGGACCAACTGCGTGCAACCCACCGGTCGCCGAATGTCCCCCGCAACGGTTTTCCGATTGAGCACATTCTCCCCCAGTCCTGGCAGCAGCACTGGTCTGTCGAGGGGCTCGAGGCGGAGGTCGATCGGGGCGAGCATGTGCACCGCCTCGGAAATCTCACGCTGCTCACATCGAGTCTCAACAGCACTGTGTCGAATGGATCGTGGTCGACGAAACGCTCGAAGCTCGACAGCGCCGATGTATTTCTCCTCAATCGTGCGGTCAAGCACGTTGATGAGTGGAACGAGGCCAGCATCGATGATCGCACCGCGATAATGGCGGAGGCCCTCCTATCAGCATGGCCGGTACCGCCGGGCCACATAGGCGCCGTCGCAGACAGCGCTCCCGCAGCAGAGAAGTGGGTGGAGATCAAGCACCTGCTGGCTGCCGGGCTTCTAAGCGCTGGAACAGTCTTGGTCGCTCGGCCAGGCAACTGGGCGACAACGACCGCGACAGTCACAGAAACCGGTCAGCTCGACATAACGGGTGCTCTCTATGAATCACCATCAGCCGCAGCGTCGGCGGTCCGTGGAGGCAACACCAACGGGTGGAAGTTCTGGCGGCTCGAGGACGGCCGGCTCCTCGCGGACGTGCGCGCCTCGCTACGAGGCGAGAAACCGAGCCCCCGCGCCGGACGCTTCGACTGGTCTCCGATGCACGCAATCCTCGAAGCCCTTCCCACAGGTCATTGGACGTCCTACTCCGAACTCGCAGACGCAGTAGGCACTGCACCACAGCCCGTCGGCAACCACATCGCTGCGTGTACTCACTGCGCAAACGCGTGGCGGGTTCTAACCTGGGACGGCCGGATCGCACCGTACTTCGCGTGGGTAGACCCGAGCGACACTCGCGACCCTCAGGCCATGCTTCTTGCCGACGGGGTGCGCCTATTCGACGGCAAGGCAGATCCAGCCCAGTTGCTGCGTAGTGACCAACTCGCCAGCCTCATCGAGGAGCCGACCTTGAAGGTCTGAGTGGCCCTGTATCGGTACAGCTTGGCGGGTCTCCCCAAGTCACTCGCGGCGGATTGGCAGGTCGCTACCTTTCCTTACGTAGAAACGGGCGGGCGCCCTCATGTCTGAGCCGGGACTTCAGCGTTCGCCTGGCTGCGCGACCACCTGAGCGTCGATCGGGTCTTCGCCTACGGCGACAGCCTCGACGAGCTGGCGATGTTCGGGACAGCCGGTGAGGCGTACGCCGGCGCCAACGCCGCCCCGGAGGCCCGAGGTGCCGCGACCAAGGTGATCGGCTCGAACCGGGAGGACGGTGTCGTACGCCATCTCACCGCTTCCTGGCCCCAGGGAGAAGACGCGCTCGTCAGTCGTCTTCCATGCGGAAGCCGACCTTGAGCCCGACCTGGAAGTGCTGGATCTCGCCCTCCTCGAGGTGGCCGCGGATCTGGGTGACCTCGAACCAGTCCAGGTGACGCAGGGTCTGGGCGGCGCGACCGAGACCGCTGCGGATGGCGTCCTCGAGCCCGACCTCGGAGGTTCCGACGATCTCGGTGACGCGGTAGGTGTGCGCAGACATGGCGTGCCTCTCGTGTTGGTGGATGTACCCACCATGGATCCGAGGTCGGCACCACGCAAGGGCCCGGCGCGCTGACCTGCGCGCGTGACCCCGAGTGGGAGACTGAGCACGTGTCCTCGAAACCAGCCCCGCACGTACTCGTTCTCTTCGGCGCGACCGGCGACCTGGCCGCGCGCAAGCTGTTCCCCGGGCTGTACCGGCTTGCGCTCGCCAAACGCCTCCCCGACCAGCTCGCGGTCATCGGCAGCGGGCGGCGCTCGCC includes:
- a CDS encoding TetR/AcrR family transcriptional regulator; protein product: MSRQRLHTLDDLLDVAEQIVTSGDPSGLTLRSLAAAAGASNGTIYHAFGSKDVLLARLWLRSWCRLGDLMAEAMAEGATGADAVVAVALSPVEFVRRFPASARLFFVQRRDQLFSADLPPEIETELSSVQEKFVEVLIALARGVWDRGDRIAVEAIAVCVVDLPGGILRRCLLEDREADAATAARLEAAVRAILAVPLEPRPAKASPADPSTPRSNP
- a CDS encoding nucleotidyltransferase domain-containing protein, which translates into the protein MDSPNRPDPVAAAQDLVLARFPRAEQAWLGGSVVLGGATPMSDLDVTVLDPTATAHRESLRHLGWPVELFVHTEASIRHFVGRDLTDRKPTMARLVARGVPLLPGDGGTEVRRYCDDVLQAGPTPLPASALASARYALSDLVDDLQGAGAGPERTAIAVETWRRTAELVLDVNGCWHGGGKWLVRELIAFDVAAETTWTASLDAGLASALAGDTVLLEQAAEECLALAGGRLWEGFHQAASIDQCR
- a CDS encoding class E sortase, with amino-acid sequence MKITSFRAVAAVLGALAFGGCGTETPSVQSTPTPSASPSATASPSPTASPTATETAPLSSEGTPMRGELSIPKIGVTDLEVVPYRGWTDDAPGTEIQNGGVAASPYGPRGGTGPGGIGNYQVTAHRLSSTQAFLRLPELEPGDRVRVRTEEATYVYRISSTRETSFRSVASLRAQRAPVPGKPGEEPTRAMITLSTCATPEDHAAGNYWADEFDNPEHRIDKIGVLVAIR
- a CDS encoding LVIVD repeat-containing protein, giving the protein MGRKGRLSSAFVAAALLLGGQLWAAGSVSSHPGQHGPTEGHLTGSGAFGTIDLLSVERLTTTPELVADVAVSPDGQWAYLANWGEPDCAGPEVGGQTSPDAGAWVVDISDLEDPKKVGFIPSSQDTRPGEGMQVVTITTPRFSGEVLVMNNEQCGKNGRGGISLYDVTNPRKPVKLSEHFGDRANISRGDANDIHSAFAWDTGDKAYVVMVDNFETTDVDILDITNPKRPRLVRELDLDSMFPGVTQVQLGLVQINLHDVVVKKIDGRWVMLLSYWDGGYIQLDVDDPANPTLIGDTDFTNPDPELLESTGTALLPEGNGHQAEFTADNQYFIGTDEDFAPYGATDFGISSGAFAGDYPSVPVPGSAPIVVLPDERLNGPVVYGGYGCPDSAPIPSPSSIPGYETSLAAGEESIVVLQRGPTGDPSAPGAACFPGEKAHQAVQAGWDAVVFVQRHGGTENPPFCGSGAFVDAVVGVCTNHEAYHKMFNTGPFAPPWTYPDGPPIGTVGERIDATAAFDGWGYVHLFSNTATDGKFAELDTYAIDEAHEEAYATGHGDLSVHEVATHPDDPARSYLSYYAGGLRALEIQGTELVEVGGYLDESGNNFWGVEVFVRDGRTIILGSDRDSGLWIFEDTGQG
- a CDS encoding class I SAM-dependent methyltransferase, producing MDASQQTADEVAERLFGSLLGTVEIVSVFIGDRLGWYRSLADEGPASAVELAERTETQVRFAREWLEQQAVSGLLVVEADGSPDERRFAIPASTAEVMTDSTSLAYLAPIARMFGAVGPALPRLMEAYRNGGGVSWDELGDDARQSQADANRPWYEKQLGPALAGVPVVHDALSAEGCRILDVGCGGGWSSIALARAYPEATVLGIDIDQPSVDMAVANAREAGVEDRVRFLCQDAATIQEGTVDVAFAFECVHDMPRPVDVLSAVRKTLAPGGSMVVMDEAVADSFAPDGDELERIMYGFSLLVCLPDGLSSPPSVGTGTVMRPSTLKSYGEAAGFSGFEVLPIEDFGFWRFYRLS
- a CDS encoding GmrSD restriction endonuclease domain-containing protein produces the protein MDTNVRTPQEVFYLPQHLVVPLFQRPYVWTETDQWLPLWTDVVRMAELRIKDPHTPARHFLGAVVLQAGIPIVGTVPTWNIIDGQQRITTLQVLTDAAALVFKSRGIDVLAQQLGDLTHNRPHFGEDGRSRKLVHTNRDGSAFAEVMEAEPPVDYTALSHSGALITKAHAFFSDQVARWLDEDGDTLGAMDQRATALTGVIAQGLQLVVIDLKADENSQEIFETLNARGTPLTAADLIKNFVFQKLDAEGGDVAKAYAEDWPFETPFWEAEVSAGRYLISRSSLFLTQWLQSRIGEEISPRQTFVRFKHHVDHEAGSSVSELLQLIKKQAESYAGWQTNAGDPTRPLTVPERAFYRMQAAGVEILKPIVIWLHDPSLAIPAETADEVTNMVESWVVRRQILRLTSANLGRTVAEIIKAFRTSPADGLAAHIRDYLTTLNAASNYWPGDEEIRQHLADEQAYRRYPRARLRMFLETVEDQLRATHRSPNVPRNGFPIEHILPQSWQQHWSVEGLEAEVDRGEHVHRLGNLTLLTSSLNSTVSNGSWSTKRSKLDSADVFLLNRAVKHVDEWNEASIDDRTAIMAEALLSAWPVPPGHIGAVADSAPAAEKWVEIKHLLAAGLLSAGTVLVARPGNWATTTATVTETGQLDITGALYESPSAAASAVRGGNTNGWKFWRLEDGRLLADVRASLRGEKPSPRAGRFDWSPMHAILEALPTGHWTSYSELADAVGTAPQPVGNHIAACTHCANAWRVLTWDGRIAPYFAWVDPSDTRDPQAMLLADGVRLFDGKADPAQLLRSDQLASLIEEPTLKV
- a CDS encoding HAD hydrolase family protein; translation: MFGTAGEAYAGANAAPEARGAATKVIGSNREDGVVRHLTASWPQGEDALVSRLPCGSRP
- a CDS encoding dodecin, translated to MSAHTYRVTEIVGTSEVGLEDAIRSGLGRAAQTLRHLDWFEVTQIRGHLEEGEIQHFQVGLKVGFRMEDD